From Erigeron canadensis isolate Cc75 chromosome 8, C_canadensis_v1, whole genome shotgun sequence, one genomic window encodes:
- the LOC122578901 gene encoding uncharacterized protein LOC122578901 isoform X1 → MLKNKFKKMARVKNWYNQSKAAALIWLISLITFYALFRTASKFSFPNSTTANIPLLNGERSRLYDRLSRDLDEHGALFLKQGETSQSLLLSDLFDVKNGSVTPTLKRANPPVRANVLHMSTEYSVPISKAVRDIFSPTLNEVIWFQNSALYHFSMVHASNHVIPVPASEEEIEAEVNAVKAVADTLCPMKIVLDRVALTSTGVLLGCWQLISGTDPVTIRSKLRNALPHAPKKQLYAPAILHTSLARILGHPKISSKMLDSALELQHFHELVARLNNRIRGTKATISELWYVEEYDVLALALDGKMKIRRFQFGCTKT, encoded by the exons ATGCTTaagaataaatttaaaaaaatggcCCGTGTTAAGAATTGGTATAATCAATCAAAAGCAGCAGCTTTGATTTGGTTAATTTCCTTAATCACCTTTTACGCTCTTTTCCGTACAGCTTCTAAATTTTCATTTCCTAATTCCACTACAG CAAATATTCCGCTTTTGAATGGAGAGAGGTCAAGACTGTATGACAGATTGAGCAGGGATTTGGATGAGCATGGTGCACTTTTTCTTAAACAGGGCGAGACATCGCAGTCGCTGTTACTTTCTGATCTCTTTGATGTTAAGAATGGATCTGTGACACCTACATTGAAG CGTGCCAACCCTCCTGTTCGGGCTAATGTCCTGCATATGAGTACCGAGTATTCGGTTCCTATCTC GAAAGCAGTGAGGGACATATTTTCTCCAACCCTCAATGAAG TGATTTGGTTTCAGAATTCCGCGCTCTACCATTTTAGCATGGTCCATGCTTCAAACCACGTTATACCCGTTCCTGCCTCAGAAGAGGAA ATCGAGGCTGAAGTAAATGCTGTAAAAGCAGTTGCAGACACACTGTGCCCAATGAAAATTGTATTGGATAGAGTTGCTTTGACTTCTACTGGCGTGCTTCTCGGTTGCTGGCAG CTGATCTCCGGGACAGATCCTGTTACTATTCGTTCTAAATTGAGGAATGCTCTTCCACATGCTCCAAAAAAGCAACTT TATGCTCCTGCCATACTTCATACATCACTTGCAAGAATTCTTGGTCACCCTAAAATTTCATCCAAG ATGCTTGATAGTGCTTTAGAACTGCAACACTTTCATGAGCTAGTAGCTCGTTTGAATAATCGCATCCGTGGAACCAAG GCTACAATTTCTGAGTTGTGGTACGTGGAAGAATACGATGTGTTGGCTTTGGCGCTAgatggaaaaatgaaaatacgTCGTTTCCAATTTGGATGTACAAAAACATGA
- the LOC122578901 gene encoding uncharacterized protein LOC122578901 isoform X2, whose amino-acid sequence MLKNKFKKMARVKNWYNQSKAAALIWLISLITFYALFRTASKFSFPNSTTANIPLLNGERSRLYDRLSRDLDEHGALFLKQGETSQSLLLSDLFDVKNGSVTPTLKRANPPVRANVLHMSTEYSVPISKAVRDIFSPTLNEVIWFQNSALYHFSMVHASNHVIPVPASEEEIEAEVNAVKAVADTLCPMKIVLDRVALTSTGVLLGCWQLISGTDPVTIRSKLRNALPHAPKKQLYAPAILHTSLARILGHPKISSKVVNIMNHFFFWNIHVNLIWLDLSLVLPLKVAKWAT is encoded by the exons ATGCTTaagaataaatttaaaaaaatggcCCGTGTTAAGAATTGGTATAATCAATCAAAAGCAGCAGCTTTGATTTGGTTAATTTCCTTAATCACCTTTTACGCTCTTTTCCGTACAGCTTCTAAATTTTCATTTCCTAATTCCACTACAG CAAATATTCCGCTTTTGAATGGAGAGAGGTCAAGACTGTATGACAGATTGAGCAGGGATTTGGATGAGCATGGTGCACTTTTTCTTAAACAGGGCGAGACATCGCAGTCGCTGTTACTTTCTGATCTCTTTGATGTTAAGAATGGATCTGTGACACCTACATTGAAG CGTGCCAACCCTCCTGTTCGGGCTAATGTCCTGCATATGAGTACCGAGTATTCGGTTCCTATCTC GAAAGCAGTGAGGGACATATTTTCTCCAACCCTCAATGAAG TGATTTGGTTTCAGAATTCCGCGCTCTACCATTTTAGCATGGTCCATGCTTCAAACCACGTTATACCCGTTCCTGCCTCAGAAGAGGAA ATCGAGGCTGAAGTAAATGCTGTAAAAGCAGTTGCAGACACACTGTGCCCAATGAAAATTGTATTGGATAGAGTTGCTTTGACTTCTACTGGCGTGCTTCTCGGTTGCTGGCAG CTGATCTCCGGGACAGATCCTGTTACTATTCGTTCTAAATTGAGGAATGCTCTTCCACATGCTCCAAAAAAGCAACTT TATGCTCCTGCCATACTTCATACATCACTTGCAAGAATTCTTGGTCACCCTAAAATTTCATCCAAG GTGGTGAATATTATGAACCATTTCTTTTTTTGGAACATTCATGTAAATTTGATATGGCTTGATCTTAGTTTGGTTTTGCCCCtgaaggtggcaaaatgggcaacTTGA
- the LOC122579082 gene encoding transcription factor bHLH47, translated as MGAEKSPTCLQPSRKNLGKVPKRIHKAEREKLKREHLNELFLELAAALELTEQNSGKASILGETTRVVKDMLDQIMSLKKENAALLAESQYVTVEMNELQDEACTLQKQIGELKSMIKERTVQPNLDLNAPAMESHEPQLPQYFPQEIIRIPSGDPLLNPVFVIPTCHNVQLHPQPDFKLNKPISNVSKPNPRYPTPSDSWPSQLVKPSQEEQHRERV; from the exons ATGGGAGCAGAAAAATCACCTACGTG CCTGCAGCCCAGCAGGAAGAATCTTGGTAAAGTTCCTAAAAGAATTCATAAAGCTGAAAGGGAGAAATTGAAGCGTGAACATTTGaatgaactttttcttgaattGGCTGCTGCACTGG AACTCACAGAACAAAACAGTGGCAAAGCCTCTATATTAGGTGAAACTACTCGAGTTGTCAAGGACATGCTTGATCAGATCATGTCTCTTAAAAAGGAGAATGCAGCTTTACTAGCCGAATCACAATAT GTCACAGTTGAGATGAATGAACTTCAAGATGAAGCTTGTACCCTACAGAAGCAGATCGGTGAACTAAAGAGCATGATTAAGGAAAGAACGGTCCAGCCAAACCTCGACCTGAATGCCCCAGCAATGGAATCTCATGAACCACAATTACCACAATATTTTCCTCAGGAAATTATACGGATACCATCTGGCGATCCACTTCTGAATCCTGTTTTCGTAATTCCCACTTGTCACAACGTTCAACTTCACCCACAGCCAGATTTCAAGTTGAACAAACCTATCTCTAATGTCAGTAAACCAAACCCTCGGTATCCCACTCCTTCTGATTCTTGGCCTTCACAACTTGTAAAGCCTTCTCAAGAGGAACAACATAGGGAACGAGTATAG
- the LOC122578943 gene encoding HVA22-like protein a, protein MGRSGAAAGDLLLLIAQNIDVLAGPLVSLAYPLYASIRAIETKNTADDQQWLTYWVLYSMITLFELTFYTLVDWIPFWSYLKLVITCWLVIPQFSGATYVYQHYVRPFYTGDKTAANLWNVPSKKHNLTPISAQDDILVSGDKYTHEYRPDETIQYANVGGGVNYRGNTFFSEDDYGY, encoded by the exons atggggAGATCAGGAGCTGCTGCTGGAGATTTGTTACTACTCATTGCTCAAAACATTGACGTTCTTGCTGG GCCATTAGTTAGTTTGGCTTACCCTCT ATACGCCTCTATCAGAGCAATTGAGACTAAAAATACTGCAGATGATCAGCAATGGCTTACGTATTGGGTCTTGTATTCTATGATCACTCTTTTTGAGCTCACCTTTTACACACTTGTTGACTG GATCCCATTCTGGTCATACTTAAAACTAGTTATAACGTGCTGGTTGGTTATACCTCAATTCAGTGGTGCTACATATGTATACCAGCACTATGTTAGACCTTTCTACACTGGAGACAAGACTGCAGCCAACCTCTGGAATGTCCCAAGTAAGAAACACAATTTGACACCAATCTCCGCGCAAGATGACATCCTAGTCTCTGGTGACAAATACACTCACGAATACCGCCCAGATGAAACCATTCAATAT GCTAATGTTGGTGGGGGAGTTAATTATAGAGGCAACACTTTCTTCTCAGAAGATGACTATGGGTATTGA
- the LOC122610657 gene encoding PH, RCC1 and FYVE domains-containing protein 1-like: protein MTDLKKISLEEKNAIASLKKWSYLLKYGRMGKPKFCPFQISKDEKTIIWCVKKEEKQLPLSRVSRIMPGQRTAVFQRYPQPEKEYQSFSLLYGNRSLDVICKDKGEGEIWFVALQALISKNKCQISLDGSSSNTPKKSRSITPYSSSNIVSEDSGKNETSLVPIKSNKNLGRAFSDLLMYTEPGKCSPKNKYILKTYGSKFSRLHDDHYSSSPADSDPVSSSMQSSIDDLHVVFIWGEGTGDGLLGGGVHRIGNSNSTKRDSLLPKALNPDKSFDARKVSCGSKHAVVVTEQGEAYSWGEGSGGRLGHGVEDDVSTPKLIIDISRSNIQSVSCGENHICAVTQSGDLYTWGDGINSSVSHWIPKKVSGQIDGMHISFVSCGPWHSAAITSDGQLFTFGDGTFGALGHGNTNSTCHPKPVEALNRLRTVGVSCGVWHTAAIVDVDLEPLTSHNSFSRKLFTWGNGDYGQLGHGDKNPRLSPLCVVLLYDKNFSQVACGDGMTVALATSGHVYTMGGENNCNKSNYNVPLCIEDIEEISCGSHHVAVLTSKSEVFTWGKGGKGQLGHGDNKDRNIPTLIEALSEPQVKSVVCGYNVTVAICVRKQVRTPDLPMCTSCHAQFNLERKRQNCFNCGLAFCKPCTNRKSIKASLAPNTDKTYRVCEDCYHKLHKDETDTKTNDLPPKTTKANSNRRSGPDGDHRSPSLFSRLSSFDSFKLSGSVSTSRATSPVSFKSSPNHSTNLVLPEAEVDDSKRKDDNVIKDVSILREQVIS, encoded by the exons ATGACTGACTTGAAAAAGATTAGCCTTGAGGAGAAGAAT GCTATTGCTTCTTTGAAGAAATGGTCATATTTACTGAAATATGGGCGGATGGGGAAGCCAAAGTTCTGCCCGTTTCAGATTTCCAAA GATGAGAAGACAATAATATGGTGTGTTAAAAAGGAGGAGAAACAACTTCCACTGAGTCGGGTGTCTAGGATCATGCCTGGACAGAGGACC GCAGTATTCCAACGGTATCCTCAACCTGAGAAGGAATATCAATCATTTTCGCTTCTATATGGAAACAGATCGTTGGATGTG ATTTGCAAAGACAAGGGGGAAGGTGAAATTTGGTTTGTTGCCCTGCAAGCTCTTATTTCAAAGAATAAATGCCAAATATCTTTAGATGGTTCAAGCTCAAATACACCAAAGAAGTCTCGGTCAATCACACCATATAGCAGCAGTAACATAGTCAGTGAG GATTCAGGGAAGAATGAAACTTCTTTGGTTCCTATCAAGAGTAATAAAAATTTGGGAAGAGCATTCTCTGATCTGTTAATGTATACTGAGCCAGGAAAATGTTCCccgaaaaacaaatatattctCAAAACATACGGGTCAAAATTTTCCAGGTTACACGATGATCACTATTCTAGTAGTCCTGCAGACAGTGATCCTGTGAGTTCTTCTATGCAATCATCTATTGATGATTTGCATGTTGTTTTCATATGGGGAGAGGGAACTGGGGACGGGCTGCTAGGAGGTGGTGTGCATAGAATTGGAAACTCAAATTCTACCAAAAGGGATTCACTTTTGCCAAAGGCTTTAAACCCTGATAAATCTTTCGATGCGAGAAAAGTTTCTTGTGGAAGTAAACATGCGGTGGTAGTCACCGAACAAGGTGAGGCTTATAGTTGGGGAGAAGGATCCGGTGGTAGGCTTGGCCATGGAGTAGAAGATGATGTGTCAACCCCAAAGCTCATCATTGATATCAGCAGATCAAACATCCAATCAGTATCATGTGGAGAAAACCACATATGTGCTGTAACGCAATCTGGGGAT CTATACACCTGGGGTGATGGAATCAACAGTTCTGTCAGTCACTGGATTCCCAAAAAAGTCAGTGGCCAGATCGACGGAATGCATATATCGTTTGTCTCTTGTGGGCCATGGCATTCTGCAGCCATCACATCAGACGGTCAGCTGTTTACTTTTGGAGATGGAACTTTTGGTGCACTTGGACATGGAAACACTAATAGCACATGTCATCCTAAACCTGTTGAGGCTCTAAACAGACTTAGAACAGTTGGAGTATCTTGTGGTGTTTGGCATACTGCTGCTATTGTAGATGTCGACCTTGAACCTTTGACTTCTCATAACTCATTTTCTAGGAAACTATTCACATGGGGTAATGGAGATTACGGCCAGCTAGGTCATGGTGACAAGAATCCAAGATTAAGTCCCTTGTGTGTCGTCttattatatgataaaaacTTCAGTCAAGTAGCATGTGGGGATGGTATGACAGTTGCTTTAGCTACCTCTGGGCACGTATACACAATGGGAGGTGAAAATAATTGTAACAAAAGTAATTATAATGTTCCTTTGTGCATTGAAGACATAGAAGAAATATCATGTGGATCTCATCATGTTGcagttttaacttcaaaatctGAGGTGTTTACATGGGGAAAGGGAGGAAAAGGGCAGTTAGGACATGGAGATAATAAAGATAGAAATATTCCTACACTAATTGAAGCTCTTAGCGAACCACAAGTGAAAAGTGTGGTATGTGGATATAATGTGACAGTTGCCATTTGTGTTCGTAAACAGGTGCGTACTCCCGACCTTCCCATGTGCACAAGTTGTCATGCACAGTTTAATTTAGAAAGGAAGCGCCAGAACTGCTTCAACTGTGGGCTTGCTTTCTGTAAACCATGTACCAATAGGAAATCAATAAAGGCATCCTTGGCTCCAAACACGGACAAAACATACCGTGTATGTGAAGATTGTTATCACAAGCTCCATAAAGATGAAACTGATACGAAAACAAATGATTTACCTCCCAAGACCACTAAAGCAAATAGCAATCGTAGATCAGGCCCTGATGGTGACCATAGATCACCAAGCCTGTTTTCTCGGCTCTCCTCTTTTGATTCATTCAAACTCTCTG GCTCAGTCAGTACTTCTCGAGCAACATCTCCTGTATCTTTTAAATCAAGTCCTAATCACTCCACAAATCTTGTGCTACCTGAAGCAGAAGTAGATGATTCCAAGAGAAAGGATGACAATGTTATCAAAGACGTATCAATACTTAGGGAACAGGTTATTTCTTGA
- the LOC122578358 gene encoding microtubule-associated protein RP/EB family member 1B-like: MASSNNVIGMMDSAYFVGRNELLSWINASLQLNLSRIEEVASGAVQCQMMDMTYPGAVPMHKVNFDARTEYDMIQNYKVLQDVFTKLKIDKHIEVNRLVKGRPLDNLEFLQWLKRYCESVNGGIMNENYNPLERRGKVCKERHFKASQKSSKSLQTYNSQNPGSGDKSGVPKMTGNKQKSRAVVVESDSSDEIQALSNEITELKVSVDLLEKERDYYFGKLRDIEILCQAPDLEHIPMVAAVKKVLYAADEGSALAEAQEILSANQ; the protein is encoded by the exons atggcAAGCAGCAATAATGTGATAGGAATGATGGACAGTGCATATTTTGTTGGAAGAAATGAACTTCTTTCTTGGATCAATGCCAGCCTTCAACTCAATCTTTCTCGTATTGAAGAG GTTGCTTCAGGTGCTGTGCAGTGCCAGATGATGGACATGACCTATCCGGGGGCTGTTCCAATGCACAAG GTTAATTTTGATGCAAGGACAGAATATGATATGATCCAAAACTACAAAGTGTTGCAAGATGTATTTACCAaactaaaaatagataaa cATATTGAAGTCAACAGACTGGTCAAGGGTCGACCATTGGACAACTTGGAGTTTCTACAATGGTTGAAACGCTATTGTGAGTCTGTTAATGGCGGAATCATGAACGA GAATTATAATCCTTTAGAGCGTAGAGGTAAGGTATGTAAAGAACGTCATTTCAAGGCATCCCAGAAGAGTTCGAAGTCTCTGCAAACATACAACTCTCAGAATCCTGGTTCAGGGGACAAATCCGGCGTTCCGAAGATGACTG GGAATAAGCAAAAATCAAGGGCAGTAGTAGTTGAGTCTGATTCTTCAGATGAAATCCAGGCTTTGTCGAATGAG ATTACAGAGCTGAAGGTATCTGTAGATCTTTTGGAGAAAGAAAGAGATTATTATTTTGGAAAACTACGAGACATAGAAATACTTTGTCAGGCGCCTGATTTGGAACATATTCCG ATGGTTGCGGCCGTTAAGAAGGTACTATATGCTGCAGATGAGGGGTCTGCACTTGCCGAAGCTCAGGAAATTTTATCAGCCAATCAGTGA